A window of Natrinema versiforme contains these coding sequences:
- the nth gene encoding endonuclease III, which translates to MGTPLETRAEQATEVIDRLEEAYPDSTISLRYSNRLELLIAVILSAQCTDERVNKETKHLFEKYDGAEDYANAPEEELAEDLNSITYYNSKAGYIKSSCKTILEDHDGEVPDTMDELTDLSGVGRKTANVVLQHGHDIVEGIVVDTHVQRLSQRLGLTEEEYPERIEQDLIEIVPEDDWQQFTHLCIDHGRATCTAQNPDCADCVLADICPSAKGDSEIDLASDEPW; encoded by the coding sequence ATGGGAACCCCGCTCGAGACCCGCGCTGAACAGGCGACGGAGGTTATCGACCGACTCGAGGAAGCGTATCCGGACTCGACGATTTCGCTGCGGTACTCGAACCGGCTCGAACTCCTGATCGCGGTGATCCTCTCGGCGCAATGTACGGACGAACGGGTGAACAAGGAGACCAAGCACCTCTTCGAGAAGTACGACGGCGCCGAGGACTACGCCAACGCGCCAGAGGAGGAACTCGCGGAGGATCTGAATTCGATCACCTACTACAACAGCAAGGCGGGCTACATCAAGAGTTCCTGTAAGACGATCCTCGAGGACCACGACGGCGAGGTGCCGGACACGATGGACGAGTTGACCGACCTCTCGGGCGTCGGCCGGAAGACGGCGAACGTCGTCCTCCAGCACGGCCACGACATCGTCGAGGGAATCGTCGTCGACACGCACGTCCAGCGGCTCTCACAGCGGCTGGGGCTGACCGAGGAGGAGTATCCCGAACGGATCGAGCAGGACCTGATCGAGATCGTCCCCGAGGACGACTGGCAGCAGTTCACCCATCTCTGTATCGATCACGGTCGAGCGACCTGTACGGCCCAGAACCCCGACTGTGCCGACTGCGTGCTGGCGGATATCTGCCCGTCGGCAAAGGGCGACAGCGAGATCGATCTCGCTTCCGACGAACCCTGGTAA
- a CDS encoding NAD(+)/NADH kinase, producing the protein MDAAWSAGDSPVVGVVGEADGSGAIEIDDDLESVLAAADADVTIVDGGLEDVLAAEPSVVVTAGEPALSAVARADVDGPVLPVGSVSGIESVDRDRLSDALEAVLDGRARSRERTVLGVALESTRDETAATATRVRALFDVTLITDEPARISEYGVRDRGGSVATFRADGVVAATPAGSHGYASAVDAPQLSRAVDAVAVAPIGPFVTQTRQWVLPTDELTFTVEREACDVTLVVDGRSINPVTVDSAVTVSAAGTLSTLVVPNK; encoded by the coding sequence ATGGATGCCGCGTGGAGCGCGGGCGATTCGCCCGTGGTCGGCGTCGTCGGCGAGGCAGACGGGAGCGGCGCCATCGAAATCGACGACGACCTCGAGTCGGTGCTCGCCGCTGCCGACGCCGACGTGACGATCGTCGACGGCGGGCTCGAGGACGTGCTCGCGGCGGAGCCGTCGGTGGTGGTGACGGCCGGCGAACCGGCCCTGTCGGCGGTCGCTCGCGCCGATGTCGACGGTCCCGTTCTGCCGGTCGGTTCCGTTTCCGGGATCGAGTCGGTCGACCGCGATCGCCTTTCGGATGCGCTCGAGGCCGTCCTCGACGGCCGTGCTCGCAGTCGCGAGCGGACCGTTCTCGGCGTTGCCCTCGAGTCGACACGTGACGAGACAGCGGCGACCGCGACTCGAGTGCGTGCGCTGTTCGACGTGACGCTCATCACAGACGAACCCGCTCGGATCTCGGAGTACGGCGTCCGGGACCGGGGCGGGTCCGTGGCGACCTTTCGCGCCGACGGCGTCGTCGCGGCGACGCCGGCGGGGAGTCACGGCTACGCGAGCGCGGTCGACGCGCCCCAGCTCTCGCGGGCCGTCGACGCGGTGGCGGTCGCGCCGATCGGTCCCTTCGTCACCCAGACCCGACAGTGGGTGCTGCCGACCGACGAACTGACGTTCACCGTCGAACGCGAGGCGTGCGACGTGACGCTCGTCGTCGACGGGCGATCGATCAATCCGGTCACCGTCGACTCCGCGGTGACCGTCTCCGCTGCCGGGACGCTCTCGACGCTGGTCGTTCCGAACAAGTGA
- a CDS encoding M28 family peptidase, with protein sequence MSAWIGSVFESDIGWTHLEDLVDVGNRMAGSDGEREAAELTRDALADAGARNARLEPFEIQGWTRGDSAITAGDTTQECIALPRSPDERVVAPLIDLGYGMPEDFAETDVEDAIVMVRSDSPDYYDRYVHRREKYYHAVENGAVGFVYRNHVEGCLPPTGSVGTDADPVGAIPALGVSNEVGARLARRFDGESITVSVEADIHPAESQNVRAELGPDTDERVLVTSHVDAHDIAEGAMDNGAGTAMIVELANALAAREDDLETRIEFVGFGAEEVGLVGSARYAEQTDRETIKAVVNNDGVVRDRTLSIVTQGFDALQEVANDVADRYDHPIGTVPKVGPHSDHWSFVERGVPGCHVKSISDGPGRGWGHTAADTIEKLEPRTLREQAILLTEYVVALAESEVTVDHRDTADIAADLESQDLAEGMRITGDWPYDE encoded by the coding sequence ATGAGCGCTTGGATCGGATCCGTTTTCGAGAGCGACATCGGCTGGACCCACCTCGAGGACCTCGTCGATGTCGGGAACCGGATGGCCGGCAGCGACGGCGAACGCGAGGCCGCCGAACTGACCCGGGACGCGCTGGCCGACGCCGGCGCGCGAAACGCCCGCCTCGAGCCCTTCGAGATACAGGGCTGGACCCGTGGCGACAGCGCGATTACGGCCGGCGACACCACACAGGAGTGTATCGCCCTGCCGCGCAGTCCCGACGAGCGCGTCGTCGCGCCGCTGATCGATCTCGGCTACGGCATGCCCGAGGACTTCGCGGAGACCGATGTCGAGGACGCGATCGTCATGGTCCGCAGCGACAGCCCCGACTACTACGATCGGTACGTCCACCGGCGGGAGAAGTACTACCACGCCGTCGAGAACGGCGCCGTCGGGTTCGTGTACCGAAACCACGTCGAGGGCTGTCTGCCGCCGACCGGTAGCGTGGGGACCGACGCGGACCCGGTCGGCGCGATTCCGGCACTCGGCGTCTCGAACGAGGTCGGCGCGCGGCTGGCCCGGCGGTTCGACGGGGAATCGATCACAGTCTCCGTCGAGGCCGACATCCACCCTGCGGAGAGCCAGAACGTGCGCGCCGAACTCGGCCCCGACACCGACGAGCGCGTGCTCGTGACGAGCCACGTCGACGCCCACGATATCGCCGAGGGTGCGATGGACAACGGCGCCGGAACCGCGATGATCGTCGAACTCGCGAACGCCCTCGCGGCGCGCGAGGACGACCTCGAGACCCGCATCGAGTTCGTCGGCTTCGGCGCGGAAGAGGTCGGCCTCGTCGGCTCCGCGCGATACGCCGAGCAGACGGACCGCGAGACGATCAAGGCGGTCGTCAACAACGACGGCGTCGTCCGCGATCGGACGCTCTCGATCGTCACGCAGGGCTTTGACGCGCTGCAGGAGGTCGCGAACGACGTGGCCGACCGGTACGATCACCCGATCGGGACGGTCCCGAAGGTCGGCCCCCACAGCGACCACTGGTCGTTCGTCGAACGGGGCGTTCCGGGCTGTCACGTCAAATCGATCTCGGACGGGCCGGGACGGGGCTGGGGCCACACCGCCGCCGACACCATCGAGAAACTCGAGCCCCGAACCCTGCGCGAACAGGCGATCCTCCTGACTGAATACGTCGTCGCACTCGCCGAGAGCGAGGTGACGGTCGATCACAGGGACACCGCCGATATCGCGGCCGACCTCGAGTCCCAAGATCTCGCCGAAGGGATGCGGATCACCGGCGATTGGCCCTACGACGAGTGA
- a CDS encoding polyprenyl synthetase family protein: protein MRETLADWRPAIDEAIADLVPREIDADYLESFFGPPTYEYDPTGIQRALATPLWDLLDRGGKRWRAVLFLVFVEGFGEDPAEYLPYACIPEILHNGTIIVDDVEDGATIRRGEPALHRVYGRDIALNAGNAMYFLPLKVLTQDPADLPADRRLAAYEMLMHELNRTHLGQGMDICWHNEREVRISTDQYLEMCACKTGCLGRIVARLAAIITDQPPEVEAAVAEYAELTAVAFQIGDDILDIEHSLGRAGEFGKEFGNDIREGKKTLMVIHAMQTSDPDRVRRLQSILEAEDNTDDEILEALSILEDAGSIEYARERALELAADARAAIDDVDFDAETTQKLEEFTEFVIERDE from the coding sequence ATGCGGGAGACGCTTGCCGACTGGCGGCCGGCCATCGATGAGGCGATCGCCGATCTGGTCCCACGCGAGATCGACGCCGACTACCTCGAGTCCTTCTTCGGCCCCCCGACCTACGAGTACGACCCCACCGGCATCCAGCGCGCGCTGGCGACGCCGCTGTGGGATCTCCTCGACCGAGGCGGGAAGCGGTGGCGTGCGGTACTCTTTCTCGTCTTCGTCGAGGGATTCGGCGAGGACCCGGCCGAGTACCTGCCCTACGCCTGTATTCCGGAGATACTGCACAACGGGACGATCATCGTCGACGACGTCGAAGACGGGGCGACGATTCGGCGCGGCGAGCCCGCGCTCCACCGCGTCTACGGGCGCGACATCGCACTCAACGCCGGCAACGCGATGTACTTCCTGCCGCTGAAGGTCCTCACGCAGGATCCCGCCGACCTCCCGGCGGACCGGCGGCTGGCCGCCTACGAGATGCTCATGCACGAACTGAACCGCACCCATCTCGGCCAGGGGATGGACATCTGCTGGCACAACGAACGCGAGGTTCGGATCAGTACTGACCAGTACCTCGAGATGTGTGCGTGCAAGACCGGCTGTCTCGGCCGAATCGTCGCTCGCCTCGCCGCGATCATCACCGACCAACCGCCCGAGGTCGAGGCAGCCGTCGCCGAATACGCCGAACTGACCGCGGTCGCCTTCCAGATCGGCGACGACATCTTGGACATCGAGCACTCGCTCGGCCGAGCCGGCGAGTTCGGCAAGGAGTTCGGCAACGACATCCGCGAGGGCAAGAAGACGCTCATGGTCATCCACGCCATGCAAACGAGCGACCCCGACCGCGTCCGTCGGCTGCAGTCGATCCTCGAGGCCGAGGACAACACCGACGACGAAATCCTCGAGGCCCTTTCGATCCTCGAGGACGCGGGCAGCATCGAGTACGCCCGCGAGCGCGCCCTCGAGTTGGCCGCCGACGCGCGGGCGGCGATCGACGACGTAGACTTCGACGCGGAGACGACCCAAAAGCTCGAGGAGTTCACCGAATTCGTCATCGAGCGCGACGAGTAG
- a CDS encoding DUF6684 family protein, with the protein MSRRAFDAEIGLDLTVNLIPFAIMAFFVAVFAVFNPWGFDPLQSTIQFAILIVTMGTLAVATYVAARVIETDDRTRHDTSET; encoded by the coding sequence ATGAGTCGACGCGCATTCGACGCCGAAATCGGGCTCGATCTCACGGTCAACCTGATCCCGTTCGCGATCATGGCGTTCTTCGTCGCGGTCTTCGCGGTGTTCAACCCATGGGGGTTCGACCCGCTCCAGTCGACGATCCAGTTCGCCATCCTGATCGTGACGATGGGCACGCTCGCGGTCGCCACCTACGTCGCGGCTCGAGTGATCGAGACCGACGACCGCACGCGACACGACACGTCCGAGACCTGA
- the rpl12p gene encoding 50S ribosomal protein P1 produces MEYVYAALMLHESDREISEENVRDVVEAAGVDVEESRVRALVAALEDVDIEEAIEETAFGAAAPAQPAAGGADASAAEEEPADEEPEAEEEPEDEEEDEDEGDASGEGLGELFG; encoded by the coding sequence ATGGAATACGTCTACGCAGCCCTCATGCTCCACGAATCGGACCGAGAGATTTCCGAAGAGAACGTGCGCGACGTCGTCGAGGCCGCAGGGGTCGACGTCGAGGAGTCCCGCGTGAGAGCGCTCGTCGCCGCGCTCGAGGACGTCGATATCGAGGAAGCCATCGAGGAGACGGCGTTCGGCGCGGCCGCGCCCGCCCAGCCGGCGGCCGGCGGTGCGGACGCGTCGGCAGCGGAGGAAGAGCCAGCGGACGAAGAGCCGGAAGCCGAGGAAGAACCGGAAGACGAGGAGGAGGACGAAGACGAGGGAGACGCGTCGGGCGAAGGGCTCGGCGAACTGTTCGGCTGA